The Cyanobacteriota bacterium DNA segment GCGCATACTACAGAACAATGGTTGTCTGATAAAACCTTCTGCCTGAGAGTATGTCACTGCTGAAGTGTGCTCTGTGAGCTGTGTCTCAACTTTCTCGTGACTAGCTATGGCTACTCAGTTCTACGGCGGTGTGAGCGTCGGCCATACATCACTTTTATTCATTCCATCGGAGGCAAACCACATGATTACTATTCGTTCAGCTCACGATCGCGGTGTTGCCAACTTTGGCTGGCTAGATAGTCGGCACACCTTTTCCTTTGGTAACTATTACGACCCAAACCACATGGGTTTCGCCACGCTACGGGTTATTAACGAAGATAAGGTTGCTCCTGGTCAAGGCTTTGATACCCACGGCCATCGCGATATGGAAATCATTTCCTACGTCTTAGCAGGCAGGTTGGAACACAAAGACAGCATTGGCACTGGCTCTGTAATTCGCCCTGGTGATGTGCAACGTATGTCTGCTGGCACGGG contains these protein-coding regions:
- a CDS encoding pirin family protein — protein: MITIRSAHDRGVANFGWLDSRHTFSFGNYYDPNHMGFATLRVINEDKVAPGQGFDTHGHRDMEIISYVLAGRLEHKDSIGTGSVIRPGDVQRMSAGTGILHSEFNASQTEPVHFLQIWILPEQRGIQPGYEQKTFTDEEKQGQLRLVGSRDGRDGSITIHQDVNLYASLLTDRDT